One segment of Parvularcula sp. IMCC14364 DNA contains the following:
- a CDS encoding MotA/TolQ/ExbB proton channel family protein has protein sequence MKVIRTLGISLIAGATVLTAGAASAQTSLQDVLNNARQERAAVAEQNRQREAEFLSERNTQQQKLSQIRGQVNSATAESDRLQAEFDANRAQIAELQTQLTEAQGEFAELFGAARSAATELAVQLQGSIISAQYPGRVDPLFETAQSETLPRIEELENLSITLLQEMTGQSEVVTFDAIVKTDNGEDSTRSVTRIGPFAAFSNGDFLVYKEGIQKLQFLARQPGAGANDAARRVENYSGNGYVAGVIDPSLGTLLELAVQRPSLRETIDQGGPVGYTILLVLAIAGAFGIFKLLSILGTSGAVRGQMRKKAAGKGNPLGRIMMAYQSNTSADVETLALKLDDAVLKEVPKLEGGLNLIKVAAAVAPLMGLLGTVIGMIRTFQAITLFGTGDPQIMAGGISEALVTTVLGLVAAIPLLLIHAFAAGSARSVTQVLEEQAAGMIAEHAESRS, from the coding sequence ATGAAAGTTATTCGTACTCTGGGCATCTCACTTATCGCTGGTGCGACAGTTTTGACAGCAGGTGCCGCAAGCGCGCAGACTTCCCTGCAGGATGTTCTGAACAATGCACGTCAGGAGCGGGCAGCCGTTGCCGAGCAGAATCGCCAGCGTGAAGCTGAGTTTCTCTCTGAGCGCAACACGCAGCAGCAGAAGCTCTCTCAAATCCGCGGTCAGGTTAATTCAGCTACGGCTGAAAGTGACCGTCTGCAGGCTGAATTTGATGCCAACCGCGCTCAGATTGCTGAGCTGCAAACGCAGTTGACTGAAGCGCAAGGCGAGTTTGCCGAATTGTTCGGTGCTGCGCGTTCTGCGGCGACTGAACTGGCTGTACAGCTTCAGGGTTCTATCATCAGTGCCCAATATCCGGGCCGTGTTGATCCTTTATTTGAAACAGCGCAGAGCGAGACGCTTCCTCGTATTGAAGAGCTCGAAAATCTCTCCATCACGTTGCTGCAGGAAATGACAGGTCAGTCTGAGGTGGTAACATTCGATGCCATCGTGAAAACAGACAATGGCGAAGACAGTACTCGAAGCGTTACGCGCATCGGGCCTTTCGCGGCATTCTCTAATGGTGACTTCCTAGTCTACAAGGAAGGCATCCAGAAACTTCAGTTCCTGGCACGCCAGCCTGGTGCCGGTGCAAATGATGCAGCGCGTCGTGTGGAAAATTATTCTGGCAACGGCTATGTTGCTGGTGTGATTGACCCGTCACTGGGCACACTGCTTGAGCTTGCTGTACAGCGTCCATCCCTGCGTGAGACAATCGATCAGGGCGGGCCTGTTGGCTACACAATCCTGTTGGTGCTAGCGATTGCCGGCGCCTTCGGTATCTTCAAGCTTCTCTCCATCCTCGGCACATCCGGTGCGGTGCGTGGCCAGATGCGTAAAAAAGCTGCCGGTAAAGGTAATCCTCTTGGCCGCATCATGATGGCTTATCAGTCCAACACATCAGCTGATGTGGAGACACTGGCCCTCAAACTTGATGATGCCGTCCTTAAGGAAGTGCCAAAACTCGAAGGCGGCTTGAACCTGATCAAGGTGGCCGCTGCCGTTGCACCTCTCATGGGTCTGCTCGGTACGGTTATCGGTATGATCCGGACATTCCAGGCGATTACACTCTTTGGTACAGGTGATCCGCAAATCATGGCGGGTGGTATCTCTGAAGCGCTTGTGACCACTGTTCTTGGTCTGGTTGCAGCTATTCCGCTTCTGCTGATCCATGCGTTTGCAGCTGGTTCTGCGCGCAGTGTGACGCAGGTTCTGGAAGAGCAGGCTGCCGGCATGATCGCCGAGCACGCCGAGTCCCGGTCTTAA
- a CDS encoding wax ester/triacylglycerol synthase family O-acyltransferase, translating to MDQLSAQDAQFLYMEDADVVASITAVQICDQSTAPGGTVRFKDIIAKLESRLSHSPIYNRHLMRVPMELDFPYWVEDPHFDIENHVRHARLPEPADWRQFCIHVARYHSRPLDMGRPLWEAYIVEGLDNLEGVPKGSFALIFKLHHAAVDGASAAQFLGTLWDVTPDGIPGLPVEPVMGGHGTHAPTLPGTLMRAAVNNARSPVRMTQAVMRSSPQISRALINAGRARIRKTGGVPKTVFNGKVGQQKVFDATRFKLSDVKIIRTAYPEAKVNDVVLAVCSGGVRRYLKSKDALPSESLVTTAPINTRGNDGADGVAGGGNNISAMTVPLHTNIAHPVERLKAIVLSTRKTKAAKEGLAARLMTDLTQHVPAATMALASRLVIQNSNAAQNISNLTISNVPGPQLPLYFCGAKLVTGYGLAPLANGMGLFISTPSYNGEITFGVTSSREIMPDVAFFIECLEKSFQELLAAATRRLEVNTAAEDEQASAQKPKRRRTRITRVSEAGSKAKARATRRSKANGSTRPST from the coding sequence ATGGACCAGTTAAGCGCACAGGACGCCCAGTTCCTGTATATGGAAGATGCCGATGTGGTGGCCAGTATCACGGCGGTACAGATTTGTGACCAGTCTACGGCGCCCGGCGGCACGGTGCGGTTCAAGGATATCATCGCAAAACTCGAGAGCCGCCTCTCCCATTCGCCGATCTATAACCGCCACCTGATGCGTGTGCCGATGGAACTGGATTTTCCCTATTGGGTGGAAGATCCGCATTTTGATATTGAAAACCATGTCCGCCATGCGCGGCTGCCGGAACCGGCAGACTGGCGGCAGTTCTGTATCCATGTGGCGCGGTATCACTCGCGGCCGCTCGATATGGGACGCCCTTTGTGGGAGGCATATATTGTCGAAGGACTCGACAATCTGGAAGGTGTGCCCAAAGGCTCCTTCGCGCTGATCTTCAAACTGCATCACGCCGCTGTGGATGGTGCCTCAGCCGCACAGTTTCTCGGCACATTGTGGGACGTGACGCCAGATGGCATTCCTGGCCTGCCGGTTGAACCTGTCATGGGCGGCCATGGCACACACGCGCCGACCCTGCCGGGCACGCTGATGCGGGCAGCTGTCAACAATGCCCGCTCGCCGGTGCGCATGACACAGGCCGTGATGCGGTCAAGCCCACAGATATCCCGTGCCCTGATCAATGCCGGGCGCGCGCGCATTCGCAAGACAGGCGGCGTGCCGAAGACAGTTTTTAACGGCAAGGTTGGCCAGCAGAAAGTTTTCGATGCGACCCGGTTCAAGCTGTCTGATGTGAAAATCATCCGTACAGCCTATCCTGAAGCCAAGGTCAATGATGTGGTACTCGCCGTTTGCAGTGGCGGCGTGCGGCGTTACCTGAAATCCAAAGATGCCCTGCCCTCTGAGTCACTCGTGACGACGGCACCGATCAACACACGCGGCAATGACGGAGCCGACGGTGTCGCTGGCGGCGGCAATAATATTTCTGCGATGACAGTGCCATTGCACACCAACATCGCTCATCCGGTGGAACGGCTGAAAGCGATTGTGCTCTCAACCCGCAAAACCAAGGCAGCCAAGGAAGGGCTCGCGGCCCGCCTGATGACAGACCTGACCCAGCATGTACCAGCTGCCACCATGGCGCTGGCCAGTCGACTGGTCATTCAGAATTCCAACGCCGCACAGAACATCAGTAATTTGACAATCTCCAACGTGCCGGGGCCGCAGTTGCCACTTTATTTCTGCGGAGCAAAACTTGTGACCGGCTATGGCCTTGCTCCGCTGGCCAACGGGATGGGGTTGTTCATCTCTACACCGAGCTATAATGGCGAGATTACATTCGGCGTAACCTCATCGCGTGAGATCATGCCCGATGTCGCCTTTTTTATTGAATGCCTTGAGAAGTCTTTTCAGGAATTACTGGCGGCAGCCACCCGGCGCCTTGAGGTCAATACGGCAGCCGAGGACGAACAGGCATCTGCGCAAAAGCCAAAACGGCGCAGGACACGGATCACCCGCGTTTCCGAAGCTGGCAGCAAGGCCAAAGCCAGAGCCACCCGGCGCTCAAAAGCCAATGGCAGCACCCGCCCCTCAACCTGA
- a CDS encoding DUF3450 domain-containing protein: MIKKIAFLGTAMVMATAMAAPAAAQFNSALNEARRTQDEAKASQQRVERLDDETSAILGEYRANLKQFELLTRFNETRRAEIESQGQQIGRIQEDLENVSTLQLAMVPLMEDMLDNLEAFINADMPFNETERQDRLARLRRMMADSEVSAAQRYRLIVEAYQIENEFGRTVDTYEGEVDTPEGALAVEFLRIGRTALVYKNADDSILRIYDRDTGDFVDLDKSFLEDVRFGLRVAKEQTAPDLLTLPVKAPIQAQ; encoded by the coding sequence ATGATAAAAAAGATTGCTTTTTTGGGAACGGCCATGGTTATGGCCACTGCGATGGCCGCGCCGGCAGCCGCCCAGTTCAATTCCGCGCTTAATGAAGCAAGACGCACTCAGGATGAGGCCAAGGCCTCACAACAGCGTGTCGAGCGGCTTGATGATGAAACATCTGCCATTCTTGGTGAGTATCGCGCCAATCTGAAGCAGTTCGAATTGCTTACGCGCTTCAATGAGACCCGTCGGGCCGAAATTGAAAGCCAGGGTCAGCAGATCGGACGCATCCAGGAAGATCTGGAAAATGTCTCCACCTTGCAGCTGGCCATGGTGCCACTGATGGAAGACATGCTTGATAATCTTGAAGCCTTTATCAATGCAGATATGCCGTTCAACGAAACCGAACGTCAGGATCGTCTCGCGCGTCTGCGCAGAATGATGGCTGACTCAGAGGTTTCTGCAGCGCAGCGCTATCGCCTGATTGTTGAGGCTTACCAGATCGAAAACGAATTTGGTCGCACCGTAGACACATACGAAGGTGAAGTGGACACACCCGAGGGAGCACTCGCTGTTGAGTTCCTGCGTATCGGCCGCACCGCTTTGGTCTACAAGAATGCTGATGATTCCATTCTTCGTATTTACGATCGCGATACCGGTGATTTTGTAGACCTCGACAAGTCATTCCTCGAGGATGTGCGCTTCGGTCTTCGTGTTGCCAAGGAACAAACCGCACCTGACCTTCTGACGTTGCCTGTCAAGGCACCGATTCAGGCTCAGTAA
- a CDS encoding DUF2336 domain-containing protein, translated as MQHASKFSAQDTPAAGASTAVPVSAKPVRIRQTLVRKLADLVVLPQEKLTQNDRDFIADILARSLEQVDTATRQEIAERVASFPEIPVQLQKYLLTSEAQVAVPVLKNMPQIQESLLYDACQVGPAHRAQIAWRDDLTQSIIDQLVTFGEADVLKQILRQDTVVISRNAMDLLVRRSEVDADIRSALLRRPELRLDHGLAMFWWLKTPHRKSVLARFATDRSIVQDAMHDLFVETFTSDTPDLHVKSILTLIDRRHRPRGRNGEMVTMEVVERTLEFARQNPADDTCHAVGMLAGVSQETAARVLRDFSGEPFAVLCKSIGLSRKAFLTLFDNDLLQQGTTLNYSEEKVEDLLGVFDSIARDYSRTILRYWDWSQDIMEELSQTAQEQKGSDSGNGYFGAV; from the coding sequence ATGCAACATGCCAGTAAGTTTTCAGCGCAGGATACGCCCGCCGCCGGTGCTTCAACTGCTGTACCTGTCAGCGCCAAGCCAGTGCGGATCCGGCAGACGCTGGTACGTAAACTGGCTGATCTTGTGGTGTTGCCACAGGAAAAACTGACCCAGAACGACCGCGATTTTATCGCAGACATCCTTGCGCGCTCTCTTGAGCAGGTTGACACAGCCACACGCCAGGAAATCGCAGAGCGAGTCGCAAGTTTTCCCGAAATCCCCGTACAGTTGCAGAAATATCTGCTCACCTCCGAGGCGCAGGTTGCAGTCCCGGTATTGAAGAACATGCCGCAGATACAGGAATCGCTCCTGTATGATGCCTGTCAGGTTGGCCCCGCGCATCGCGCGCAAATCGCCTGGCGTGATGACCTGACGCAATCGATTATTGATCAACTGGTCACCTTCGGCGAGGCCGACGTGCTGAAACAGATACTTCGCCAGGACACAGTGGTGATCTCCCGTAATGCCATGGACTTGCTTGTGCGCCGCTCGGAAGTCGACGCGGATATCCGCAGCGCCCTGCTGCGACGGCCAGAGCTGCGACTGGATCACGGGCTTGCCATGTTCTGGTGGCTGAAAACTCCGCACCGCAAGTCTGTGCTGGCGCGCTTCGCCACCGACCGCAGCATCGTACAGGACGCCATGCATGACCTGTTCGTCGAAACCTTCACCAGCGACACCCCTGACCTGCATGTGAAATCCATCCTGACATTGATTGACCGGCGGCACCGCCCACGCGGGCGCAACGGAGAAATGGTGACCATGGAAGTGGTTGAGCGGACACTTGAGTTCGCCCGGCAAAACCCCGCTGATGATACATGTCATGCAGTGGGTATGCTTGCCGGTGTCAGCCAGGAGACAGCAGCACGGGTTTTGCGGGATTTCAGCGGCGAGCCTTTCGCGGTTCTGTGCAAGAGCATCGGCCTTTCACGCAAGGCTTTCCTGACCCTGTTTGATAATGATCTGCTCCAACAGGGGACCACACTGAATTACTCGGAAGAGAAGGTCGAAGATCTGCTTGGCGTCTTTGACAGTATCGCCCGCGATTACTCCCGCACCATCCTGCGGTACTGGGACTGGTCGCAGGACATCATGGAAGAATTGAGCCAGACCGCGCAGGAGCAGAAGGGCTCTGACAGTGGGAATGGGTATTTCGGCGCGGTCTGA
- a CDS encoding YMGG-like glycine zipper-containing protein codes for MKHFLFAASAMLLATACTSTGNIERNTAGGAAAGAVIGAIIGNNVGDGDAETGAVVGAVIGGAAGASRGSNQDAMTCGRTERRRPYSQFGAGQPLQWDAQYSRRFYVDTASGRTYWENGEVRTC; via the coding sequence ATGAAACACTTCCTTTTCGCTGCTTCAGCCATGTTGCTGGCCACAGCCTGCACGTCCACAGGCAATATCGAGCGCAACACTGCTGGTGGCGCGGCTGCCGGTGCCGTCATTGGTGCCATCATCGGCAACAATGTTGGTGACGGTGATGCGGAAACAGGCGCTGTCGTCGGCGCGGTTATCGGCGGTGCTGCCGGTGCATCTCGTGGTTCCAACCAGGATGCGATGACCTGTGGCCGTACAGAACGTCGCCGCCCTTATAGCCAGTTTGGAGCTGGTCAGCCATTGCAGTGGGACGCACAGTATTCCCGCCGTTTCTATGTTGATACAGCTTCCGGCCGCACATATTGGGAAAACGGTGAAGTCCGCACCTGCTAG
- a CDS encoding MBL fold metallo-hydrolase gives MSIPFIKAFDFAYGQVDQLSPLVRRVICNNPGPFTFTGTGTYLIGTSDIAVIDPGPVNDAHLAALLAAAGGGQITHIVVTHTHKDHCGGVAALKQATGARVYGATAHPESDGTGAPALDEGADLEYRPDHVLAHGSVLETDEWQLETLATPGHISNHLCFALPTERALFTGDHIMGWATTVVAAPDGNMTDYYHSLDLLAARDDMIYYPTHGAPVTDPQNFVHAVKQHREMRDEQVLAQLASGKTRIMDMVADMYKDVDKSLHIAAALNVQAHLERHVATGRVVQNGTRLLNAEYRLA, from the coding sequence ATGAGTATTCCCTTCATCAAGGCCTTTGACTTTGCCTATGGGCAGGTTGACCAACTGTCACCGCTGGTGCGCCGGGTAATTTGCAATAATCCGGGGCCGTTTACATTCACCGGCACCGGTACTTATCTGATAGGCACCAGCGATATTGCCGTGATTGATCCGGGGCCGGTCAATGACGCGCATCTGGCGGCGTTGCTGGCAGCTGCGGGCGGCGGTCAGATCACGCATATTGTCGTGACCCATACCCACAAGGATCATTGTGGCGGCGTTGCTGCCTTGAAACAGGCAACCGGCGCGCGTGTTTACGGTGCCACAGCCCACCCCGAAAGTGATGGCACTGGCGCGCCGGCCCTTGATGAAGGGGCAGACCTTGAGTACCGGCCTGACCATGTTTTGGCTCATGGCAGTGTTCTTGAGACAGACGAATGGCAACTGGAAACACTGGCAACCCCCGGGCATATCTCCAACCATCTCTGCTTTGCTCTGCCTACGGAGCGAGCCCTGTTTACGGGCGATCACATCATGGGCTGGGCAACGACTGTTGTGGCTGCCCCTGATGGCAACATGACAGATTACTATCACAGCCTTGACCTGTTGGCCGCGCGTGACGACATGATTTATTATCCCACACATGGCGCGCCTGTTACAGACCCGCAGAATTTCGTCCACGCTGTGAAGCAACATCGGGAGATGCGTGATGAACAGGTACTGGCACAACTGGCATCAGGCAAAACGCGGATCATGGATATGGTCGCTGACATGTATAAAGACGTAGACAAATCACTTCATATTGCCGCTGCGCTGAATGTGCAGGCACATCTTGAGCGCCATGTTGCAACGGGCCGTGTCGTGCAGAATGGCACACGCCTTCTGAACGCAGAATACCGTCTGGCGTGA
- a CDS encoding TerB family tellurite resistance protein: protein MGLLLLILGGLATAIFVASRVIGAARDGQDAIDDVKGAVRRGKWSRQIDQRVIENVNDPRDSAAILMVQIASYEGEITTGQKQKMIELMTEGFGATPDEAEGLYSFGRMAIGQINDAANSLGKLMRPVKDALTLQEMKDMIRMLEEVAEVEGKPSERQRDLIVQVRRALSLDRAYQA, encoded by the coding sequence ATGGGCCTTCTGCTGCTCATTCTTGGCGGGCTCGCCACGGCCATATTTGTTGCCAGTCGCGTTATCGGGGCTGCGCGCGACGGTCAGGACGCGATTGATGACGTAAAAGGAGCGGTACGCCGGGGAAAATGGTCGCGTCAAATCGACCAGCGCGTAATCGAAAATGTGAATGATCCACGCGACTCGGCAGCCATACTCATGGTACAGATTGCTTCTTATGAAGGAGAGATCACTACCGGCCAGAAGCAGAAGATGATAGAATTGATGACAGAAGGCTTCGGGGCAACGCCGGATGAAGCCGAAGGGCTATATTCGTTCGGGCGGATGGCGATTGGTCAGATAAATGATGCGGCCAACTCCCTGGGCAAATTGATGCGCCCGGTCAAGGATGCGCTGACATTGCAGGAAATGAAAGACATGATCCGTATGCTGGAAGAAGTTGCGGAAGTTGAAGGTAAGCCCAGCGAGCGCCAGCGTGATCTCATTGTGCAGGTGCGGCGCGCCCTGTCGCTGGACAGGGCCTATCAGGCGTAA
- a CDS encoding energy transducer TonB gives MQSLVRLILGTPLALIFTAALFLVMYALITDDNLQLDDERDAVKIDLGRKIQDTEIANQNAFDRPNLDQPPPPPPAINTADFQPEVQGVSAVTPEFDSNLDIGTGFNPDRDAQPLVRIPPQYPDRCQGRTDPGVRKRVTVEFDVTPDGQTTNPRVISTDDSCLNRYAERAVLNWKYQPKIVNGNAEPRIGVRTTFIFILEDG, from the coding sequence ATGCAATCCCTGGTCAGACTGATACTTGGCACACCGCTGGCGCTTATCTTCACCGCCGCCCTCTTTCTGGTGATGTACGCCCTCATTACTGATGATAACCTTCAGCTTGATGACGAGCGTGATGCTGTCAAAATCGACCTGGGGCGCAAAATTCAGGATACTGAAATTGCGAACCAGAATGCCTTTGATCGGCCTAATCTTGATCAGCCACCACCACCACCACCTGCAATCAATACAGCTGATTTTCAGCCAGAAGTGCAGGGTGTGAGCGCCGTAACCCCTGAGTTTGATTCTAACCTCGACATAGGCACAGGCTTTAACCCGGACCGTGATGCACAGCCACTAGTCCGCATCCCGCCGCAATATCCTGATCGCTGTCAGGGGCGGACAGACCCCGGCGTTAGAAAACGCGTAACGGTTGAGTTCGATGTGACGCCGGATGGGCAGACTACTAATCCAAGAGTGATTTCTACAGATGACTCTTGTCTTAATAGGTATGCTGAGCGTGCAGTTCTGAACTGGAAATATCAGCCGAAGATTGTGAATGGTAATGCTGAGCCGCGCATTGGTGTTCGAACGACTTTCATCTTCATTCTTGAAGATGGATAA
- a CDS encoding TIGR01244 family sulfur transferase, whose amino-acid sequence MQKLNNTFYAAGQILPEQVGNIAAQGFDIIINNRPDGEEPGQPSAQDIAVAAGAAGIDYVHIPVGAGGLSHEDLALFNARTADKQKALGFCKSGFRSVMVRAMALAQSGEDVATLVAEAGSAGYDISAQQQMLQSLKNG is encoded by the coding sequence ATGCAGAAACTCAACAACACATTCTACGCCGCCGGGCAAATACTGCCGGAGCAGGTCGGCAATATTGCCGCACAGGGATTCGATATCATCATCAATAACCGGCCCGATGGCGAAGAGCCAGGCCAGCCAAGCGCGCAGGATATCGCTGTTGCAGCTGGTGCTGCAGGTATTGATTATGTGCATATTCCAGTCGGCGCAGGCGGCCTGAGCCACGAAGATCTGGCGCTGTTCAACGCCCGCACAGCTGATAAACAGAAAGCACTTGGCTTTTGCAAAAGCGGGTTCCGCTCTGTCATGGTCAGGGCCATGGCACTCGCACAGTCAGGTGAGGATGTGGCAACGCTGGTCGCAGAAGCCGGGTCCGCTGGATATGATATCAGTGCCCAGCAGCAAATGCTGCAATCACTTAAAAATGGATGA
- a CDS encoding biopolymer transporter ExbD, producing the protein MARRQISNAAADDEDVNVTPLLDIVFIMLIFFIVTSTFIKETGTDVLRPDAQTADKIKLISLLVAVNENDEIWINKELVSLDEVEFKVRELRRETPKGSAVVQVDQKARSELMIDVIQKIKDADVDVINIATLEE; encoded by the coding sequence ATGGCAAGAAGACAAATCAGCAATGCTGCAGCAGATGATGAAGACGTAAACGTCACGCCTTTGCTCGACATCGTGTTTATCATGTTGATCTTCTTTATCGTCACGTCCACCTTCATCAAGGAAACGGGTACAGATGTTCTGCGACCAGATGCGCAGACTGCTGACAAGATCAAGCTGATCTCTCTGCTTGTTGCGGTGAATGAGAATGACGAGATCTGGATCAACAAGGAGCTGGTATCTCTCGACGAGGTAGAGTTCAAAGTGCGTGAGCTGCGTCGTGAAACTCCAAAAGGGTCTGCTGTTGTTCAGGTCGATCAGAAAGCAAGATCAGAGCTGATGATCGATGTTATTCAGAAAATTAAAGATGCGGATGTTGATGTCATCAATATCGCTACGCTGGAAGAATAA
- a CDS encoding MotA/TolQ/ExbB proton channel family protein: MLEVLNPVNAYDSIREFLQAGGDVLFAIMIATFIMWALILERVIFFTTASAGVRKQAVRAWSNRKDHASWYALAVRDKLLSEVKLASTQNITVIKGLVAIAPLLGLLGTVTGMVEVFNVMAVTGSSNARLMAGGISKATIPTMAGLVASLSGILMLNILEARARATVRDTSEELDKTVG, translated from the coding sequence ATGCTCGAGGTCTTGAATCCAGTAAACGCCTACGACTCGATCAGGGAGTTCCTGCAGGCTGGTGGCGATGTTCTTTTCGCCATCATGATAGCCACCTTTATCATGTGGGCACTCATCCTGGAGCGCGTGATCTTCTTCACAACTGCCAGCGCAGGTGTGCGTAAGCAGGCAGTGCGGGCCTGGTCTAATCGCAAGGATCACGCATCTTGGTATGCGCTGGCCGTGCGGGACAAGTTGTTGTCTGAGGTCAAACTGGCGTCGACGCAAAACATTACCGTCATCAAGGGGCTGGTTGCTATTGCTCCCTTGCTGGGCCTTCTGGGCACCGTGACCGGCATGGTTGAAGTGTTCAACGTCATGGCTGTTACAGGGTCTTCCAATGCCCGCTTGATGGCAGGCGGTATCTCCAAGGCAACAATCCCGACAATGGCGGGTCTGGTTGCTTCACTGTCCGGTATTCTGATGCTGAACATTCTGGAAGCGCGTGCGCGTGCTACTGTTCGGGATACATCAGAAGAGCTGGACAAGACGGTTGGGTAA
- a CDS encoding biopolymer transporter ExbD, translated as MMNRKRIRPAAEESEVNVTPLLDIVFIMLIFFIVTATFVYEDGFSPNLPEPTPEVPQNPPPALLLFVQEDGFVLVDDVRLIDPRSVKPVVEEFLASKPRGVVQITAALESDSGVAVTVLDQARQANRAAPIVIAKAAE; from the coding sequence ATGATGAATCGTAAGCGTATCAGGCCTGCAGCCGAGGAGTCTGAAGTCAACGTCACGCCGTTGCTCGACATTGTCTTCATCATGCTGATCTTCTTTATCGTGACAGCGACATTCGTTTATGAAGATGGCTTCTCGCCAAATTTACCTGAGCCGACACCTGAAGTACCACAGAATCCGCCACCAGCCTTGCTGCTGTTCGTGCAGGAAGACGGGTTTGTGCTTGTGGATGACGTGCGGCTGATTGATCCACGTTCGGTGAAGCCGGTGGTCGAGGAATTCCTTGCCTCCAAGCCAAGGGGGGTCGTTCAGATTACGGCTGCCCTGGAATCAGATAGCGGCGTTGCCGTAACTGTACTGGACCAGGCAAGGCAGGCAAATCGTGCCGCGCCAATCGTTATCGCCAAAGCTGCCGAGTAA
- a CDS encoding mechanosensitive ion channel family protein produces the protein MQYLEQFFAGFPALEGASVWLAVTVAFFGIILLAVIADIVARRIIVAGIHRFLAASDSERDNIILRNKVFESLSHQAPAIVIYMLAPEALAQWPAVGAFVETAALVYMVVNGVLFFDALINSGQEIYRTYSISRQFPIKSFVQVAKIALYFLGLVAILSLVLGQSPLSLLAGFGALTAVLMFVFKDPILGFVSGIQLSANRMVAVGDWIEMPSYNVDGDVMEIALTTVKIRNFDKTITTVPTQALISESFKNWRGMTETGGRRIKRSLNIDVSTIRFCDEEMLRRFSKIQFLAEYITDKQAELDAYNSQKGADPETLVNGRRLTNVGTFRAYVEAYLDNHPKISNSLTFLVRQLQPTENGLPIEIYVFSLDTNWINYEKIQADIFDHILAAAPEFDLRIFQNPTGGDFRSWQRVVAQ, from the coding sequence ATGCAATATCTTGAGCAGTTTTTTGCCGGCTTTCCGGCGCTCGAGGGTGCGAGTGTCTGGCTGGCGGTCACGGTGGCGTTCTTTGGCATCATTCTGCTGGCCGTGATTGCCGATATCGTGGCGCGGCGGATTATCGTTGCGGGCATCCATCGTTTTCTGGCCGCATCTGACAGCGAGCGCGACAACATCATTCTGCGCAATAAGGTGTTTGAGAGCCTGTCCCATCAGGCCCCCGCCATTGTGATCTATATGCTGGCACCGGAAGCTCTGGCGCAGTGGCCTGCGGTCGGTGCGTTTGTGGAGACGGCCGCCCTCGTTTACATGGTGGTCAATGGTGTCCTTTTCTTTGATGCACTGATCAATTCTGGCCAGGAGATATATCGCACCTACTCCATCTCGCGTCAGTTTCCGATCAAGAGTTTCGTGCAGGTTGCCAAGATCGCGCTGTATTTTCTGGGGCTGGTCGCCATTCTCTCACTGGTTCTGGGGCAGTCTCCCCTGTCGCTGCTGGCCGGGTTCGGGGCGCTGACGGCCGTCCTGATGTTTGTGTTCAAGGACCCGATCCTTGGCTTTGTCTCCGGCATTCAGCTCTCCGCCAATCGCATGGTTGCAGTAGGGGACTGGATTGAGATGCCTAGTTACAATGTCGATGGCGACGTGATGGAAATTGCGCTAACAACAGTGAAAATCCGCAATTTTGACAAGACCATCACCACTGTTCCGACACAGGCATTGATCTCCGAGAGTTTCAAAAACTGGCGTGGCATGACTGAAACAGGCGGGCGGCGGATCAAACGGTCGCTGAATATTGATGTTTCGACAATTCGTTTCTGTGATGAAGAAATGCTGCGGCGTTTTTCAAAAATTCAGTTTCTCGCCGAGTACATCACCGACAAGCAGGCCGAACTTGATGCCTATAATAGCCAAAAAGGGGCGGACCCGGAAACGCTGGTCAATGGTCGCCGTCTGACCAATGTGGGCACATTCCGTGCCTATGTGGAGGCTTATCTGGATAACCACCCGAAAATCTCGAACAGCCTGACCTTTCTGGTGCGCCAGCTCCAGCCAACAGAAAACGGTCTGCCCATAGAAATCTATGTCTTCAGTCTGGATACGAACTGGATCAATTATGAAAAAATCCAGGCAGATATTTTTGACCATATTCTGGCAGCTGCACCGGAATTTGACCTGCGCATATTCCAGAACCCGACTGGCGGAGATTTCAGATCATGGCAGCGGGTTGTGGCGCAATAG